Proteins found in one Aneurinibacillus uraniidurans genomic segment:
- a CDS encoding NAD(P)H-dependent oxidoreductase: MKIYVVYDSDNGHTEALARSITDGAGTVAGADVYMDHVREADVNRLPDMDALIWGCPGHFGTISAGMKTWIDKLGYLWARGELIGKVGGVFCTTATVHGGVEATMLNLITPMLHQGMIIVGLPASIPENALYGSYYGVGVTCPVETSANDPINLPTENDLALGRALGQRVAVVTGRMIGQSHPITKR; encoded by the coding sequence ATGAAAATTTATGTGGTGTATGACAGTGACAACGGACATACAGAAGCGCTGGCCCGCTCTATCACGGATGGGGCTGGCACAGTTGCTGGAGCAGATGTGTACATGGATCATGTACGAGAGGCGGATGTGAATCGGCTGCCTGACATGGATGCGCTTATTTGGGGTTGCCCAGGCCATTTTGGTACGATCAGTGCCGGAATGAAAACGTGGATTGATAAACTTGGGTATTTATGGGCGCGTGGCGAATTAATCGGGAAAGTTGGCGGAGTATTTTGTACAACGGCAACGGTTCATGGTGGTGTAGAGGCAACGATGCTTAACCTGATTACTCCGATGCTGCATCAGGGGATGATTATCGTTGGGTTGCCAGCTAGCATTCCGGAAAATGCATTATATGGCTCATATTACGGAGTAGGAGTCACCTGTCCGGTTGAAACATCCGCGAATGATCCGATTAACCTGCCAACCGAAAATGATCTGGCTCTCGGCAGAGCGCTTGGACAGCGGGTAGCTGTAGTAACGGGCAGGATGATTGGACAATCGCATCCAATAACAAAAAGGTAG
- a CDS encoding copper ion binding protein has protein sequence MTTVTLQVEGMSCGHCVKAVEEALKEVGATGKVDLASKSVAVSFEEGSVTLDAIKAAIEDQGYDVK, from the coding sequence ATGACAACTGTAACATTACAAGTAGAAGGCATGTCCTGCGGTCACTGTGTGAAAGCGGTGGAAGAAGCGCTTAAGGAAGTAGGGGCGACAGGGAAGGTAGATCTTGCGAGCAAGTCGGTAGCGGTTTCGTTTGAAGAAGGCAGTGTAACGCTGGATGCGATTAAAGCCGCGATTGAAGATCAAGGGTATGATGTGAAATAA
- a CDS encoding heavy metal translocating P-type ATPase: MSEKQITMQITGMTCAACANRVEKGLNRMEGVTHAAVNFALEQATVTYDPAKVDAAQLEEKVEALGYGTVKQSVELQITGMTCAACSARIEKGLSRMPGISQANVNLALETAHIEYSPADVSVEEVIQKVEKLGYGAIIKQETQESGDHRQKEIMKQKRKLWISALLSLPLLWSMVGHFSFTSFIWVPDLFMNPWFQLLLATPVQFIIGRQFYVGAYKALRNGSANMDVLVALGTSAAYFYSLYVTLEWNRMGGQHQPEMYYETSAVLITLILLGKLFEALAKGRSSEAIKTLMGLQAKTALVIRDGQESMIPIEQVMPGDILLVKPGEKIPVDGDVVEGHSTVDESMLTGESIPVEKQAGDAVIGATLNKSGALKIKATRVGRNTALAQIIKVVEEAQGSKAPIQRVADVISGIFVPVVVGIAVVTFFIWYIWLAPGSFADALKCAIAVLVIACPCALGLATPTSIMAGSGRAAEFGILFKGGEHLEATQQTNTVILDKTGTITKGKPELTDVAMESGITEERFLTLVGAAERNSGHPLAEAIVAGIREKGIDLPEAQEFIDIPGFGIRAVVEGSEVLVGTRRLMERYEVDASAAYSNMEELEAAGKTAMLAAVDGTYQGIIAVADAIKETSKEAISRLKALGIEVVMITGDNERTASAIARETGIDRVLAEVLPEGKAEEVKKYKQIGRKVAMVGDGINDAPALATADIGMAIGTGTDVAMEAADITLMRGDLNSIPDAIAMSKKTMRNIRQNLFWALAYNVIGIPVAAAGFLEPWLAGAAMALSSVSVVLNALRLQRIKHL; this comes from the coding sequence ATGAGTGAGAAACAAATCACGATGCAGATTACGGGGATGACATGTGCCGCCTGTGCGAACCGAGTTGAAAAAGGGTTAAACCGAATGGAGGGCGTAACACACGCAGCAGTAAACTTTGCCTTAGAGCAAGCGACTGTTACGTATGATCCAGCGAAAGTAGATGCAGCCCAGCTTGAAGAAAAAGTAGAAGCGCTCGGATACGGAACGGTTAAACAGTCTGTCGAGCTGCAAATTACGGGGATGACATGCGCTGCCTGCTCGGCACGGATTGAGAAAGGACTATCTCGCATGCCGGGGATTTCGCAGGCAAATGTGAATTTGGCACTGGAAACTGCTCACATCGAATATTCTCCGGCTGATGTAAGTGTAGAGGAAGTCATCCAGAAAGTGGAGAAGCTCGGATACGGGGCGATCATAAAGCAGGAGACACAAGAATCGGGGGATCATCGGCAAAAAGAAATAATGAAGCAGAAACGCAAATTATGGATTTCGGCACTGCTGTCACTGCCGTTGCTCTGGTCGATGGTCGGTCACTTCTCATTTACGTCTTTTATCTGGGTACCCGACTTGTTTATGAATCCGTGGTTTCAGCTTTTGTTGGCGACTCCGGTGCAGTTTATAATCGGACGTCAGTTTTATGTGGGGGCCTATAAGGCACTCCGCAATGGCAGTGCGAATATGGATGTGCTCGTCGCACTTGGAACATCTGCTGCGTATTTTTATAGTTTGTACGTAACACTTGAATGGAACCGAATGGGTGGGCAGCATCAGCCTGAGATGTATTATGAAACGAGTGCGGTTCTTATCACGCTCATTCTTCTCGGTAAGTTGTTCGAAGCGCTTGCGAAAGGCCGCTCCTCAGAAGCGATTAAAACACTAATGGGGTTACAGGCAAAAACCGCTCTTGTGATTCGAGATGGTCAGGAAAGTATGATTCCGATTGAGCAAGTTATGCCGGGAGATATTCTACTTGTCAAACCAGGTGAGAAAATTCCGGTAGATGGTGACGTAGTAGAAGGACATTCGACTGTAGATGAATCGATGCTTACAGGTGAAAGTATCCCGGTGGAAAAACAGGCGGGAGATGCAGTGATTGGCGCGACATTAAATAAGAGTGGTGCCCTTAAAATAAAGGCAACTCGCGTCGGTCGTAATACAGCGCTTGCACAAATCATTAAAGTTGTCGAAGAAGCACAAGGCTCAAAAGCTCCGATTCAGCGAGTAGCCGATGTAATCTCAGGTATTTTCGTGCCGGTTGTTGTCGGGATTGCAGTTGTAACGTTTTTTATCTGGTATATCTGGCTTGCACCGGGTAGCTTTGCGGATGCTTTGAAGTGTGCCATTGCAGTACTTGTGATTGCATGTCCGTGTGCGCTAGGATTGGCTACACCAACTTCGATTATGGCTGGGTCCGGTCGGGCGGCAGAGTTCGGGATTTTGTTTAAAGGTGGAGAACATCTGGAAGCGACACAGCAGACTAACACGGTCATTCTAGATAAGACGGGAACGATCACGAAGGGTAAGCCAGAATTGACGGACGTCGCTATGGAATCGGGCATTACGGAAGAGCGGTTCCTCACATTAGTAGGCGCTGCCGAGCGAAATTCCGGCCATCCACTTGCGGAGGCGATTGTAGCAGGTATTCGCGAAAAAGGAATCGACTTACCGGAAGCGCAGGAATTCATCGATATTCCAGGCTTCGGCATTCGTGCGGTAGTCGAAGGCAGTGAGGTTCTCGTTGGAACGCGCCGCCTGATGGAGCGGTATGAAGTAGACGCAAGCGCTGCTTACAGTAATATGGAAGAACTGGAGGCAGCGGGCAAAACCGCGATGCTTGCTGCGGTAGACGGTACGTATCAAGGAATCATTGCCGTGGCGGACGCAATCAAAGAAACATCGAAAGAAGCGATATCCAGGCTGAAAGCGCTTGGGATTGAAGTCGTTATGATTACCGGTGACAATGAGCGGACAGCAAGCGCAATTGCCCGGGAAACTGGCATTGATCGTGTGCTAGCAGAAGTGCTTCCAGAGGGGAAGGCAGAGGAAGTGAAGAAGTATAAGCAGATTGGCAGAAAAGTTGCCATGGTCGGGGACGGCATTAACGATGCACCGGCGCTTGCGACAGCCGACATCGGGATGGCGATTGGTACTGGTACCGATGTGGCGATGGAGGCGGCGGATATAACGCTGATGCGTGGGGATTTAAACAGCATCCCGGACGCGATTGCGATGAGCAAGAAAACAATGCGTAACATCCGGCAGAATTTGTTCTGGGCGTTAGCGTACAACGTGATCGGTATTCCAGTTGCGGCAGCAGGGTTTCTGGAGCCGTGGCTTGCAGGTGCGGCGATGGCGCTCAGTTCGGTGTCTGTTGTGTTGAATGCCCTGCGGCTGCAGCGGATCAAACATTTATGA
- a CDS encoding GNAT family N-acetyltransferase: MEVMVVTTEEQQKAAFDIRIRVFVEEQNVPLEEELDEFESESTHFLLYKDGIPVGAGRFRVVDGMGKVERICVLPDHRSGGSGGVIMRSIEKYAGEQGIRKLKLHGQTHAEGFYKKLGYETVSEVFMEAGIPHVVMTKNLVKNTD, encoded by the coding sequence GTGGAAGTAATGGTTGTCACAACAGAAGAGCAGCAAAAAGCAGCATTTGATATTCGCATTCGTGTGTTTGTGGAAGAACAAAATGTACCATTGGAAGAAGAGTTAGATGAATTCGAGAGCGAGTCAACGCACTTTCTTCTATATAAAGACGGGATACCAGTCGGTGCGGGCCGATTCCGCGTTGTAGACGGCATGGGAAAAGTAGAACGGATTTGTGTTCTGCCTGATCACCGTAGCGGGGGCAGTGGTGGAGTGATCATGCGATCGATTGAGAAATACGCAGGGGAACAAGGCATTCGCAAACTCAAGCTGCACGGACAAACGCATGCGGAAGGTTTCTATAAGAAGCTTGGATATGAAACAGTTTCCGAGGTTTTTATGGAGGCAGGAATTCCGCATGTTGTGATGACGAAAAATCTTGTAAAGAATACAGACTAG